The genomic DNA ctccggctccggctcccgctcccgcgCCGCGCCCGCCGGCATGCTGCGCCCGCTGCTGCTCGCCGCGCTCTGCCTGGCCGGCCGGCCGGACCCCACCCGCGGCTGCCAGCTGCCGTCCGAGTGGAGGCCGCTGAGCGAGGGCTGCCGCGCCGAGCTGGCCGAGATCATCGTGTACGCCAGGGTGCTGGCGCTGCACCACGAGGTGCACGGCCCCTACAACTACCTGCCGTGGCAGTACGAGGCCGGCGACGCGGGGCTCTTCTACTCGGCCGAGATCGAGATGCTGTGCGACCAGGCGTGGGGCAGCATGCTCGAGGTGCCCGCCGGCTCCAGGCTCAACCTCACGGGCCTGGGCTACTTCTCGTGTCACTCCCACACCGTGGTCCAGGACTACGCCTACTTCTTCTTCCTCAGGTGAGCGCCGCACCTCACCTCGGCCCGCGCCTCCTCCCGCGCTCtttgccccccccgcccccaccccaggggcacctggagcCAGCCCGGGAACTCCAGGGATCCTGGAATACGCCTTGGGCTCCTTtccttttaactctttttttttttaatttattttttattggtgttcaatttactaacatacagaatagcccccagtgcccatcacctttTAACTCTTTATTCTCTCCTGCTCCGTGCGACGTCTGGACAAAGGTCCTGGGTGTATTCGGCTAAGGCCACTGAAAAAACAGAAACCAGGGAGGATTTCTGGGCTGAATGCATCAAAGAGTGTTGCAGGCAAAAGCCCAAGGTGGTTTCCAACAATCCACTTGGctcctctttttattctttttagagaaaaagaataaactaacttatttatttcctaactctgggaaataaacaaggggtagtgcaaggggaagtgggcggaggtgttggggtgactgggtgatgggcaatgaagggggcacttggcgggatgagcactgggtgttatgctatatgttggcaaattgaactccaataaaaaaaataatcggATTCACTGGGAGTAGCTTGGGATGGTGAGGGCGGGGGCATCAACTTTCAAGTCAGACTGTTGTTGgaattccagctctgctctcCCTGTGAATTTTTgaacaaattgtgttgggaagAACCTCagttgcctccctctctccctacgcGGGAAACCAGGTTGGTTGAGATGAAAACACAGTGAAGCCGCAGCACACTTGTGCAGGTGAGCTAAGGAAGGCCCAGTTCCTCTTTGCCGCACCTGCTTGAATGCCAAGTTAGGGATGGTGAGGCGTGCAGCCCAACTGTCCCTTTGTTTCACCCCTTGTCCACCACCAGCAGATCTCAGTGCCTGGCTTTTCAAAATAGCAGAGATTTAGGTGGGGGGGGCCTGCTGGGGAGGAGGACCTGGCTCCCAGTGCTTTGAAGAACCTAGGTGAAGCAGGCAGGAGGCCCCCTCCGACTGGAGACCCCTGGAATCTTGTCAAGTTCCATGAAAGTTGGCCTGCAGTCAAGATGGAATTCATGCGTGTGAGTTCAGTCAATGGGTTTGAAGTTTGAGATAGAGAACAGCAGGTGGAACCCTAAATGCATTGGCTGCCGCCGGTTGAATTAGAGTGCCCTAGAGCAGCTGCGAGAAACGTTGACCTGGAATGTTACCTACATATCTAGCTAGTGAGTGAGTGAACCCACAGTCCAGACTGGCAGTGGCTCCAGTCTCCCCAGTCCGGGAAGCAGCGACGAGGACCTTTGGAATGACCATGCCCTCAGTCTGCAGATTCACTTTTAGCTCTTGAGATTTCACATGAGCCTGAACAAGAAAACCATAAGATCCACCCGGGGACGTTCATAAGCTCATGGCAACACATGTTTTCCATATTGGAGCCAGAACCTCTAAGTTTAGAATACATGGCGTGCTTTGTGTTGGCTTGGGCGGTTTGCTGAGATTAtgttgtgccccccccccctttttttaaatttctggggaAGTATAGTTTCTAAATAAAGTCAGCAAGGAGTGAGGTGGTATCTGTGATACAAAGAAACTCAgatttctcctgtttttcttgAGGAAGGATACTGAGAACCCAGCTATAAAGCTACTAGTCGCTGAAACTTTATTTTCCGAAGAAAAAAGCTGGAGAACTTGAGCAGAcattatattttcctgatttttatcatgaaagagctTTGTCCAGTGGCTCTGTGGTGGTCAGCCAGCCCTTTCATCTTTCCCTCTGACATATTTACAGAAAGTTTAGGGCAGAAATACAGAGTCCACTGGTAGTCTGACAGATTTGCATTTCACAGGGCTGTGTTGCCCTGAAGTGTGTTAACAACGGCATACAAATCATTCCTCCCCTGTTATTCTGGGACCTGGTGAGATCAGGACAGATTCTGGGCAGTGTCACAGGGAAAAGTGGCAGTGGAGGCTCACTGGTGAGTCCCTATTTGTGCTGGAGGGtaacttctccctctcttctctgtacgggatttctttgtctttccaaCAGGCTATTTATTCTTAGCTCGATGAAAATGTTAATGTCTATACTGCACTTGCTCTATGCCAGATACTTTATCTAATGCGGTCCTTGCACCCCATCATGGTGGTGGAATAGCGACTGGAATAGTGAAGCTTAGGTAATCCAGGAAACTCCTCTCCAATCAGATATGTGACAAGTAGCAATGGCGGGATTCGAACCTTGGTCATTATAActggctttcatttcctttgagaaACAAGGAACACTGTGAAAAAGTAGGCCACTTGGGAGATATACAAGTAGACAAACACATCTGCACAACGTCCCTCCCCGGCAACCCTTCATCCAAACTCCCCTTTTGGAAAACCTTAAGGATAGACTCCTGTAGTGTGAGGCAGAGAAACACTTAGAAATGGTAAGTCCTCTAACGAGAGTCCTGTGAGACCTAGTTGTGTAATGGCAAGATGGTCCGTCTTTACAACTCTTGATTAAAGCTGGTATACCCTATGGCTGTACAGCCTAcagttctactttttttcctctttgttcccATTAGGATGGATGAAAACTATAATCTCTTGCCTCACGGAGTCAATTTCCAAGATGCCATCTTTCCAGACACTCAAGAGAACAGAAGGATGTTTTCCAGCCTTTTCCAGTTTTCGAACTGTTCTCAAGGGCAGCAACTGGCAACTTTTTCCAGTGACTGGGAGATCCAGGAAGACAATAGGGTAAGAATTGTTCCCGTGTCACAGCGAAATAATAGAATAGCTACGTCTTGTCTGAATTTCGTGACTAAAGGAGTCAAGAGTACTCTTCCAGAAGCCCAGACCTTTCCCATTCCCCTGGCGtttaaacaaacagacaaacaaacttCTTATAAACTAACTAGATTCCTGAGACTTTACTAGCTGGTATGGGGTTCCTCATAAAGTGAAAGAACAGATTGAATGAAGGTGGGAACCTATCCTTAGTTTCTCCTCTTGTAAGATGGGAACAAACTACATCATAGGGTTGATGCAGTGGGATTTACCtatgtaagaaaaaaagtaaaaaaaatgaaaatatgtaaagcCTCTAACATAGTGCATGACAGAGTAAGTACTCAGTACATGAGAGCCATTATGATTATTAGATCATTACTGTTATTGATAGCATAAGGCTCTAGGGAATCTTctaagggagaagagaaagtcCTCCAGGAAATGGTTGTCCTAGCTAACCCTTCCATGATTGTTAACTCTAGTTGTGAAGACCTGGAGGCATAGGGTGGCCAAAGCAGTGTGGAATGTAAGGGTTAAGATAATTTGGGGtatgaaaatgtaaaagagaTCTGCCCATCTGGGACAGTTGTCAGAGTTGTGGGGAGATTTTGAAAACTGTCACTGTCGCAGACGGCACTGCCATACTCAAGCTGGGATGACTGTAGGACCAGATCAGTAGAGGAGGTGGCCCCAGGCCAGGTCTCCCATGTTTTTAGGGCAGTGTGAGAGACTGCTAGAAGTGTTCTGATGGGGGGAGGGTGTAGGCATCTCATGGGACAAGGACTATTTTTATGGGTTGATGAACTAATTTGCACATGGTAAGTGGCTCCCATGGGTCCCCACATCTAGAAGTGTAGAATGGTAGTCAATAGAGTTTCTCTTCCACGTCTGATGCCTACCCATCTGGTTCCCACCTACCCTTTAAACAAAGAGTTACTGTTCAATGAGTATTTTCATCCAACAAATAATTCAAACTTATGTTATTTATGGTCTCCTTTGACCCAAGTGGCAGCCCACTACGCATACTTGGCTATACGTTGCCTTTATTCACAAGTAGATCTTGAAGATCTTTCTATATCAGTGTAGGTGAAGTTGCCTTAAATGGCTGCATAGCATTCCATTGAGTGCATGTATCACAATATATTTAATCAAGTCCTCTGTTAATAGGTGGTTAGCTTTGTTTCCAGTATGTTGCTGTTACAGAGTGTGTGGACATGTATGACATTCGACATCAGTTTGTGGGACTGCAGAGTCCAATCTTTAGCAAATACTGTATACCTACTATAAAGCAGCTACTGTTTTAGATGTTAGTTTTTCAATATTGAGCAAAATACAAAGCCCCTGTTCTCCTGAAGCTCATAGTCCTAGTGTTGGTGATTGACAGAATCAAAAGACCCCATTAATGATctcataattttaaatgaaaacatatgctccccccaaaaaaatatcaGGGATTCTGACCTAGACTTAAGGGTAAAGAAAGCCTTCTCTGTTGAATTGATACTGAAGCTAAGATTTGATGGATGAAGAGGCATCCTAGTTAATGCTGGGATCAGGGAGATATGAGAGCACTCCAAAGAATCTGTGGAAAGTTCCTGTGGCAGCACAATGCATGATGCCTTTGAGGGAATGAAAGAAAGCTCCTTGGCTGGAGCAAAGGGAGTGACTGAGGAGGATGGGACAAGAGCTTGAGTTGGGGCCAGACCTAGTGAGGATTTGGGCTTTGTCCTAATTCTGATGGGAAACCTTTTATGTTGTGAAAGGAAGGGGGACAGGATCaagtttacattttgaaaaacctACTGGGTTGGAGGGAATCCAAGTGATGTGGTGAGAACAGGAAGTGGTTATAAAGCTCCTAGGTAGTTGCTGGACTATGTAGAGGCGGTAGGGATGGAGTAAAGTGGACAAATTTGAGAGAGATTTAGGGGATAAGATTAGGTGTTCCTGATGGTTTGGTCACAAAGAGGTAGAGGAGGGTCAAAGCTAACTTCTTTGTTTCTGGTGTGAGCTGCATGCCAGGACTGACTCTGCGAGATGTGAATAGGAAAGGTTTGGTAGGGGAATTCAGGTGTCGGATGCTGAATGTACAGAGTTGAGGGGTTCTTGAGCCATCGGAGTCATTTTGAGCCAAGTGAGCTCTTGAATAGGGGTTGAATCTGTAAGTTTGGAGCTTTTTAGAAGAGCTCTAAGTGGAAAATCGACCTTTGGGACTTAACAATAATTCAGTGTCTGTTGAGACTGGATGTGAATGAGATTTTCAGGGATTTTTTGCACATAGGGAGAGCAGAGTATAGGCCCTAGAGTAGGACTGAGCCTTGTGGAATGCTAACAATGGTTGAGAAGGAGCATTCAGAGATGTAGAGGGAAAGCCCGGAGGGTCAAGGGTACAGAGTGTTCCTAGAAGGATGCGTGATCATCAGAGCCAAAAGCTGTTGCGAAGTCAAGTAAAATGATTATTGAGGAGTAAGCTCTCTTAGGTGACCTAAAGGAGGACATTTTCCATAACATGAGGGAATAGGGTGGTGGGGCATGAGTGAGGGTAGACAACTCATCAAGGAGTTGAAGTTTGCCTGTGGATGGTTTCATACATCTAAGGCTGCTGGTGAAGGGGGTAGAATAGTTGAGGGAAGGGGTTTTGTTGTATTTAAAGATGGCAGCCATCCTGTTCACACCACTTGGTCTCTGTTTTCCTGCTATTCAGACCCTGCCTACTCAGGTTGTCCAAACTACCCAAGGGCAGagataactattttatttactgttgTAGGTTTGGTGCACCCTTTTATGGGTTTTACACATTTGTTACTTAGACATCCTGTCTCTCATCCAGAAAGACAGGATGCCTAAGTAAGCAGAAGCCTTCTGTCTCATTTTCTACATTAATATCAAAAATCCATATGCAATAAAATTGACTCTCTTGCATATGCTGTTAAGAGTTGTGATTATACAACCATGTGTATTTATCAAAACTAACCCCAGTGCCCGAAAAGTACCATTACTGCAAAGAACCTCCCTTCTGCCCTTTTTTGGTCAGACCCTTTCCTAACCTGAACTCATGGGGTCTACTACTCCAACACTGGTTGTGCATTTTCCAGAGTACCTTATGAATGGACTCATACagtatgttgcttttttttttcctttcgatTGGCTgcttttacttagcatgatacaTTTGATAATTGTTTTGTGTTCATTCGtagttcactttatttttagttgCTGAGTATTCCACTGTGTCTCAGGGATGTACCACAGTTTTATTTATCCAGTTGTCAGTTGAGAGAGATTTAAGTTGTTCACAATCTTAGGCTACCAGACCGAAAAGACCCACGTACAGGTTGTGGTATGCACATAAATTTCAGTGtgtcttgggtaaatacctgtgATGGgtttgctgggtcataaggtaagTGTATGtctaattttgtaagaaactgcaaaATTCTTTTTGAGAGCGGCAGTAATGTTTTGGATTTGTATTAGCAATGTATGAAAGCTCCAGTTCTGCATCATCATCAGTACTTGGTATGGTCAGAAAAAACAGACATGCTGATAGGTGTGCAGTGGTAACtcattgtatatgtgtgtgtttggtttgttcttagattccacatgtaaatgaaatcagacAGTAATTGTCTTACTCTGTCTGACTTAGCgtaatgctctcaaggtccatccttcatccattttgaaaatGGCGGGGTCTCCTTTTTAAAGGCCAAATAAtctttgtgtgtatacataccacagtttcttttttttccccagattcttttttttataaatttattttttattggtgttcaatttgccaacatatagaataacacccagtgctcatcctgtcaagtgcccccctcactgcctgtcacccagtcacccccaccccccgccctcctccccttccaccacccctagtttgtttcccagagttaggagtctttcatgttctgtctccctttctgatatttcccactcttttttttctcctttcccctttattccctttcactattttttatattccccaaatgaatgagaccatataatgtttgtctttctccgatggacttacttcacccagcataatatcctccagttccatccacgtggaagcaaatggtgggtatttgtcatttctaatggctgagtaatattccattgtatacatagaccacatcttctttatccattcgtcttctttatcctttcatctgccATTGGGCATAtaggttgtttcctgtcttggctattgtgaaaaatgctgcacTGAACTGGGGAGTGTAGGTAAGTCTTCAAGGTAATGATTTTATCCAGTTTGGgtttatacccagaagtgggattgctgtaTCATCTGgcagttctattttcaattttttaaggaacctccatactgtttcccatagtggctgtatccatttacattcccatcagcagtataTGATGGACCtacctcttctccacatccttgcaacaCGTGGTATCTTCTAGTTTTTGGGTAATAGCTGTCCTAACAGGTGCAAGGTAATACTTCATGGTacttttggtttgcatttccctgatgattagtgatgttgagcatcttttcatgtgtgttggCCCTCACTATGTCCCTGGAAAAGTGGCTagtcaggtcctctgcccattttttaaaatttattttttatttttattttttatttatttatttattttttttttttattttttttttatatttttattttttaaaaagatttttatttatttatttattcatgacacacacacacacacacacacacacacacacacacgcagagacacaggcagagggagaagcaggctccatgcagggagcccgacgtagggactcgatcctgggtctccagaatcaggcactgggccaaaggctgcactaaaccgctgagccacccgggctgccgtgcccattttttaaaaaattaaatttcaactgagttaacatatagcatattaccagcttcaggggtagaatttagtgattcataagTTGCATAGAGCACCCAgagctcattacatcaagtgccctccttcatgtccatcacccagttaccccatcccctccccacatcccttctagcagccctcagtttgttgtctatggttaggagtctcttataatttttcttattttaattttcctgctcttcctctttgttcatctgttttgtctcttaaattccacatatggtatttgtgtttctctgaccatttttcttagcataataccttctagttccatccacgtcattgcaaaatagcattatttcattcttatctaaataaaattctattccattccaCACACACAGAACCTACacctttatccattcgtctgtcaatggacatctgggttcatattttggctattgttgataatgctgctataaacattggggtgcatgtgccccttcaagtccctaattttatctcctttggataaatacctaagaatgcaagttgctgggttgtagggtagttctatttttaactttttgaggaacctctgtactgttttccagagtggcttcaccagtttgcattcccaccaacagtgtagggtgggttccctttcctccgcatcctcgccaacatgtTGTTTCCTGAGTGGTTAATTTtgaccattctgactggtgtgaggtggtatctccttgtagttctgatttggatttccctgatgctgagtgatgttgagcattttttcatgtctgttggatgtttgtcttatttggagaaatgtctgttcatgtcttctgcccatttcttgactggattgtttgtttttttggaggTGTTAAGTTTGGATTACTAGCCCCTTATCTAATATGTcctttgtgaatatcttctcctattccataggtgccttttagttttgttgattgtttcctttgccatcctctatttttaaatcagattattttttttggtgttatgtgggttcttcatatgttttggatattaaccccttattggatatatcctttgcaaatatcttctgtcattcagtaggttgcctcttcagtttgttgatggtttccttcactgtgcaaaaggcTTTAGTTTGAAGCggttttaatttctgcttttgttgcttttgcctGAGGAGACTTATGCAAAAATCTTCTCAGACTAATGTCCACAAgtttactgcttatgttttctatTAGGAGTTTTATACTTTCAGGTCTTACGTTTACagtttttaatacatttagagtttatttttgtatgtagtgtaagaaagtggtccaattttattcttttcttgtaGCTGTTCACTTTTtccaacattatttattgaagagacggtcttttcCCTGtggtatattcttgcctcctcctTTGTAGATTAATTAACCCTATATatgtggtttatttctgggctttctattctgttcctttgatctctGTGTCCTTGTGCCTGTACCATAATGTGTTGATTACTGTAGATTTGTAGTGTAGCTTGTGATGTGGAAGGATGATACCTTtagctttgttgttctttatcaagatggctttggctattcatggtcttttgtggttccatataaactttaggattgttctatttctgtgaaaaaatgctattggtattttgatagggattacattgaatatataaattgttttgagtagtatggacattttaacaatactaattcgtccaatccatgagcatggtatgtctttccatttgtgtcttcaaCTTATTTCATCagtgctttataattttcatgGTATATATGTTTCAcatttttggttaagtttattcttaggcattttattatttttgtgcaattgtaaatgggattgttaatttctctttccaataATTCATTATTAGCGTATAGAAATCCAACAGAtgtctgtatattgattttatatattaggGTTTCCTATATTTAATGTCCTATCATTTGCACATAGAAACCattgtttttcttccattccaatTCGGATGCCTTTTCTTCATGTCTAAtttctctggctaggacttccagtactatgttgaataaaagtgatggcAGTGACTATaatcttgtcttgttcctgattatTATAGAGGATAAGTTTTCAGCTTTACATTATTGAGTGTGATGTTACTTGTAGTTTTTCATacatggtctttattatgttgaggtatgttccttcggAACTCACTTTGTTGAGATTCTTTATCAAAAATGGATGTTGAAATTTTCTCaagtgctttttcttcatctatggCAATAATctggtttttatccttcattttgttgagGTGCATTATCATGTTGATTTTTGTGGTTCTTGGGTCATCCCTGGAATAATTCCCACTTGATTGTATTGAATGATCCTTCTAATaaatctttgaatttattttgttgaggattttgcatctatgttcatcaggaatatcgGCCTATAATTTTTcgtagtatttttctttttttttttaatttttatttacttatgatagtcacagagagagagagtgagagagagagagagagaggcagagacacaggcagagggagaagcaggctccatgcaccaggagcccgacgtgggattcgatcccgggtctccaggatcgcgcc from Canis lupus dingo isolate Sandy chromosome 2, ASM325472v2, whole genome shotgun sequence includes the following:
- the CCDC3 gene encoding coiled-coil domain-containing protein 3, whose product is MLRPLLLAALCLAGRPDPTRGCQLPSEWRPLSEGCRAELAEIIVYARVLALHHEVHGPYNYLPWQYEAGDAGLFYSAEIEMLCDQAWGSMLEVPAGSRLNLTGLGYFSCHSHTVVQDYAYFFFLRMDENYNLLPHGVNFQDAIFPDTQENRRMFSSLFQFSNCSQGQQLATFSSDWEIQEDNRLMCSSVQKALFEEEDHVKKLQQKVATLEKRNKQLRDRVKKVKRSLRQARKNGRHLELVNQKLSEKLAAAAGAIPHINALGQEPPGATYLRG